The DNA segment AGTTATTGACTGGGAAGTTCTCTGGTAACGGGGTAGCATCCCGCAGATGAAAAAAGAAAAAGCTCTCTGGGTAGCAGAAATACTCCTGAAGCACCCGATAGCCGCTATGAACGTTTTTCGGCCATGGCAACAGCGCATCTTCCCGTTCAAATCCGGCAGCATCTAGCCACAGATCCGGCAATGATACGTGGTGTTCTCCGCTCACCAGTTCCGCATCCATCAACCGCTCACTAAACCACATATAGAGCTGATGGCGGGTATAGTCGTCATCATTGCCCAGCCAGAAGGTGAGTTTATTCAGATCCAGTTCACTGGGAGAAACGTTACCTTCCGTGAAAAAATCAATCTCAATAAGGCCTTCTTTCAGGGTGCTATTGTTTCGCACATCCTGGACCAATAGGGGTTGCAGCCAAATATCACGCGCTAGAGTAAAATGGCAGGCCGTCTGAGCCACTTTATTATCTTCGCTCGTCAATACGCCCTGAGCAAAGAGCTGCCTACTTCTTCCTGCCTGTGTTTTTATCAGTTCATCTCGGCAAACTTGAACAGGTGTTTTCAGCTCTTTTTTAGGACGGTATTCAATCACCGCCATTGCTGGAACAGGACGCAGATAATTGGGCCACAGCATATTTATTAGCCCATGTGTAAACTCTGGGAACTCATCTTCCAGCTTTTGCCGCAGGCCACCGGAAAGGAAGGCGAAGGCTTCCATCAGGCGCTCCACATCAGGATCACCCTCCTTCTCGGCCAGAAACCGGGCAAGATAAGGTTTTTCTTGTGCCAGCAACTTGCCGAGTTGGCGCAGATAGTCCAGTTCCTCGCGATAGTAACGCTCTTCGAAAGCCATCCGGTTTACTCCACGTACCAGTGCTGGTGGTTATCCAGCATAATGTCAAACTCCAGAACATCCTTTCTGTCGCTGAAATTCAGGTATGCAACAATGTGAAAATGCAGCTCCAGCTGCGCATAGCTATCCTCTGCGCAGCTGCTCACCACCACATCTGAAATACGAGGCTCATAGCGCAGAATGCAATGTTTTATAGACTTAACCATCCATTCCCGTAGGTTCACAGAATCAGGAGATTCATCATTAAAATCAGCAATCCCCAGTTCTGGCGAACCGTAGCAGCTACCGGAACGGGTGTTGAGGACATTACGCAGATTATTGCGCACAGAATGCAGCAATATTGCCTTTGTCCGCTGGCGCGAAGAAGGCTTAGCCGATTCCCCGATGCGCTCAAATAAACTGCCTCCGGACTCCCGTTCCGTTATCATGGATTTATTCCCTGTCTAACCGTCCAACGAGAGACAGTTCAAACGACGCTCCCATGTATTTGAAGTGCGGGCGGACACTTAGTGCGACCTGATACCAGCCGGGTTCTCCTTCCACATCAGATACTACAATCTTCGCCTGACGCAGTGGTTTGCGGCTGCGAACTTCAGAAGGTGGGTTTTCCTGATCAGCGACATACTGGCGAATCCAGGTATTTAGTTCGCGCTCCAGATCACCTCTTTCTTTCCATGAGCCAAGCTGCTCACGTTGCAGAACCTTGATGTAATGAGCCAGTCGGTTGATAACAAAAAGGTAGGGGAGTTGAGTACCGAGTTTGTAGTTAGTTTCGGCTTCTTTGCCTTCCACTGTGTTGGGGAACACTTTCGGTTTCTGCACCGAGTTAGCGGAGAAAAATGCTGCATTATCAGAGCCTTTGCGCATAGTGAGAGTAATGAAACCCTGCTCTGCCAACTCATATTCCCGCCTGTCGGAAATGAGAATTTCAGTTGGTACTTTAGCTTGAAGTTGACCCATTGCCTCATACAGATGCACCGGTAAATCTTTCACAGCTCCGCCGCTTTGTGGACCAACAATATTTGGACACCAGCGGGTTGACATGAAGCTTTCGGCCATGTTCGCCGCCAGAAGAAACGCTGTATTCCCCCATAAATAGTGCTCATGGTTTTTGCTGACATTTTCGCGATAATTAAAGCTTTTCACCGGATTTTCATTTGGTCCATAAGGGTGGCGAAGCAGGAAGCGCGGAGCTGTCAGACCAAGATTACGAGCATCTTCCGATTCACGCAGCGAACGCCATTTCGTATACGCTGGACCTTCAAAAATGGCGGCAACATCTCTGATACCAGGGAGTTCGGTAAACGAATCCAGGCCAAAAAACTCCGGAGAAACTGAAGACAGGAACGGAGCATGGGCCATTGCGGAAACTGAGCTGATGTATTTCAGCAGCTTCATATCTGCGACCGTGTTGTTAAAAGCGTAATTACCGATCACGGCGGCTACTGGCTCACCGCCAAACTGGCCAAACCCCGTGGCGTAAACCTGGCGATAGAAGCCGGACTGCGTGATTTCTGGGGCAAATGAGAAATCGTCCAGAAGCTCTTCTTTGGTGGCGTGTAGCAGGTGAATTTTGATGTTTTCTCGTGGATCTGCATGATCAACTAGCAGCTTAAGTGAACGCAGGAACGACTCCAGTTCCTGGAACTCTGGGGCATGAAGGATCAAATCCATCTGGCGGCTCATACGCTCATCAATATCGGCAATCATGCCGTTGACCGCAAGGATATCGACAGATTCCGTTTCGTCGTTACTCTGCAACAGCGTGGTAATGAACGCTGTCACGCCCTGTCGGGCGATATCGTAGCTTTCTGACTCCGGTTTAAAACGGGTCTGCGCCATAATTTCATCCAGCAGATTGGGCGCTGTGACCGTTGCGGTGGAAGCAGATGCTTCCGGTAAGGTGATCTCTGACATACTGAAGTCCTTTTACAAGTTAATTCCGACCAGCGAGGCCCAGTTCTGCAATCAGTTGTTCACGGCTCTTTTCGTCACCAAGTAATGCCTGAAGTTGTGCACGGAAAGCTGGGATATTGCCCATTGGGCCACGAAGTGCTACCAGCGCTTCGCGTAACTCCAGCATTTTTCGCATTTCTGGCACCTGGGTGGCAATGTTGTCCGGCGAGAGATCGGTCAGCGCTCTGACTTTCAGGTTGATCCCCATACGTGCATCGGGTGTTTCACTGAGCGCAGAAGAAACTGTGAACTCGCGTTTAATACCCGACTGTTCCAATACCGCATTAAAATTATTACGATCGATGGCAATTAGCTGGCGCTCATCCATTGGTGTGTCATCTGTACCGCCAATCAGATTGCCCGCGACCAGCAGGTTAAGTGGTAATTCCACTTCCGCTGTTTTATTTCCTGTTGTTGGCTGAAATTTAATATTTATACGCTCTCGTGGCGCAATACTGCCACTATCATGTTTGCTGCTCATAAGAATACTCCGTCAGGTTATCTTCCAGGCCATGAATACAGCATGAATCGCACTAAAAATACTGAAAATGCCGTTTCAGTGGCAGTTAAAACTTTTTTACGACTTAATGTTTTTGCATTCTACGCGCAGAAAAATATTTGAGAAGAACTTTTTATTAGAATGAAAGAGGGGTATTCTTCGATGAGTTCTTAGCGAATTAATAAGAATATTCAAACCAGCGGTGGTGCGAATGAAAAGAATTTTAAGTTGTTGTTTGTTTCATAACTGATTGTGTTTTAAGAATTAAGCGTGGATTAATAATTAAAACTTATAATTAATTCTTTTTTTATTAGAACCAAAAATGAAGAATGACTTTTCTTAGTTAATATCTGATTAATTACAAAATTAAATATCAGTAAAATAACGAGTGAAATATTCACTCAGGAACGAGTTATATCGATAAGTGCAGATATAAGAAAGGACTAATAAAATATAAAACTGAACATGTATTTCACTTAATCAAAAGTGCATTCACATCATCAATATAAAAGATTCTTGTGATTGCTGCTCGTTTCGGTTTACCCATAAACCGGATAAAGAAATATAAAACGGTTCCCGGTGTGAACCGTGTCTGTATCTGCCTGCCGAGGATTAACGACAGGTTATCGTAAGTAGTTGTTGATAACATTCACAAGGAGTTTATAAATGCCTACACCGTGTTACATTTCCATTAAAGGTCAGACTCAGGGAAATATTACCGCTGGTGCTTTCACCGCTGATTCTGTCGGCAACATCTACGTGCAGGGCCACGAAGATGAAATGCTGGTGCAGGAGTTCCAGCATAATGTGACAGTACCGACTGACCCACAATCCGGTCAGCCTTCTGGCCAGCGTGCCCACAAGCCGTTTATCTTTACCGTGGCGCTCAATAAAGCCGTTCCGCTTCTGTACAACGCACTCGCCTCAGGCGAAATGCTCCCAACGACGGAGCTTAAGTGGTGGCGTACTTCGATCGAAGGTAAGCAGGAGCATTATTTCACCACCAGTCTTACTGACTCGACTATCGTCGATATCAATCTCCATATGCCGCACTGTCAGGATCCGTCTCAGCGTGAATTTACCCAATTGCTGGCCGTGAAGCTGGCTTATCGCAAAATCGAGTGGGAACACGTTAAGTCAGGCACTTCCGGTGCAGATGACTGGCGTGCGCCGTTGGAAGCATAAGTTAATCAACAGCATCCTGTCCGTGAAGGGCGGGATGCTGTTTTTGCATTGAGCACCGATAAAAAGAGGGTTGTCAGTAAGGGGTTACGCTTTTACGGGAGATAGCGGGTGCCGGAAGCTTCGGCGGTTCCGTGTTTGAAGATAAGCGTAACACTGTACTGTCACAGCCGCTAACAGCGGATGTCTGTTTTCCCGCAAGGATCAGGGAGGTCATTATGTCATTAAAAGGGCTGCGTTTTACGCTGGAGGTGGATGGGCAGGCACCGGATACTTTCGCTGTAGTGAATTTCCAGCTTACACAGTGTTTTTCCGTCCCATTTGTATTGAATGTGGATGTTGCCAGTAAAGAATTTGGTCTTACGGCAGAGCGTTTACTGGAGAAAAAAGCCACGCTGACCATTTGGCAGGGGGGAACGGCACTGCGTTATGTCACCGGAGTGGTAGCCAGCTTTGGGATGAAAGAGAACAACCGCTGGCAAATGCAGTACAATCTTCTTATCCATCCTCCCCTGTGGCGTAGCGGTTTGCGCCAGAACTTTCGCATCTTCCAGCAGCAGGATATCCAGACTATCTCAGCCACCCTGCTGGATGAAAATGGTGTAACTGACTGGACCCCCTCCTTTAATGCAAGTCATCCAGCACGTGAATTCTGTGTGCAGTATGGTGAAAGCGATCTGGCATTTTTATCACGCCTGTGGGCTGAAGAAGGTATTTTCTTCTATGACAAACTGGCTTCAGAGGGTCCGGACCAGAAGCTGACGTTGTGTGATGACGTGGCAGGTCTTACACCAATAAAAAACGCCATTACCTTTAATCCAAACGTCAACACTGGAGTCACCGAGGAATGCATCAGCGTATTCTATTATATAGCGAGTGTGCGTCCCTCATCCGTGCTGAGCAAAGATTATACCTTCAAGACCCCCGGCTGGGAGGGCAAATTTACCCAACAGGGCGAGAACCTGAACGGCCAGTTCACTCAGTATGAAATCTATGACTATCCGGGGCGTTTCAAGGACGAACAACACGGCCAGGATTTCGCCAGTTACCAGATGGATGGGCTACGCAACAATGCTGAATTAGCCAGCGGTGTCAGTAATTCGCCGAAACTGTGGCCGGGGACTCTCTTCACGCTGAAGATGCATCCGCAGGAAACTCTGAACCGGGAATGGCAAGTAGTCAGCAGTACAATAAGCGGTGAGCAGCCTCAGGCACTGCATGGTAGCCAGAGACAAGGAACCAATCTGTATAACCAATTCAGCGCTATCCCGGCGGATCGTACCTGGCGTTCACTGCCACTGCAAAAACCTAAAGTGGACGGACCACAAAGCGCCATCGTCACCGGCCCGGCGGGTGAGGAAATCTTCTGTGACGAGCATGGTCGCGTGCGCGTGCAGTTTCACTGGGATCGGTATAACCCGAAGGATGAAACCAGCTCCTGCTGGGTACGTGTCTCGCAGGCATGGGCTGGTACCGGATTCGGTAACCTTGCTATTCCGCGCATAAACCAGGAAGTGATAGTGGACTTCCTTAATGGCGACCCTGACCAGCCCATCATCATGGGGCGCACCTACCACCAGGATAACCGCTCTCCCGGTGGCCTACCCGGCACCAAAACTCAGATGACTATCCGCTCAAAGACCTATAAAGGAAGTGGTTTTAATGAGCTGCGCTTTGAGGATGCGACCAGCAAAGAACAGCTCTATATGCACGCCCAGAAGGACATGGTGACAGAGGTGCTGCATGACCGAACGACAACGGTGGATCACGACCATACCGAAACCGTGAAGAATAACCAGATGGTCACGGTGGTTGTGGGGCAGACGGTAAATGTGGGCAGTAAGAACGAAGAGAAACACGATCAAAAAGTTGCTGTTGCCCACGATCAAACCATCACCATTCAGAACGATCAGACACTCCATGTTGTTCATGACCGCCATAAAAGTGTGGATAACGATCAGATCACCACAGTTACAGGGTTTGATACCGAAACCGTGGTGAAAGATCAGAAGGTCAGTGTTAAGCAAAGCTATACGCTCGATGTCGCCAATATCACCACGATCAAATCCGGCGACAAAATCGAACTGATATGCGGTAAAAGCTCTATCACGCTGGAAAGCAGTGGAAAAATAACCATCTCCGGGCAGGAGTTTGACTTCACCGCGGGCGGCCCGGCAAATATCAAAGGCAAAGACGTATTCATCAACTGAGGCCTGAAAAATGGAATTTCGTAATCTGACGCCATTTTCAGTGATGGAATACGCGATGGACGACAAGCATAACGAGCGTCATCACGTTATCGCCATGAAAACGGGTTTCCGGCTGGTACAGGATGTAGAAGGACACTGGCAGGCGCAACTGATGGAAAACCCACCGCTGCCGCTCTGTCTGGAAGATGAGTTTATCGGGGAAATGAATATGTCTCCGGTCCTGCGTGAAAGTGACCTTGCGCCCCTGAAAACCGCCTGTGACATCATCATCAATGGAACTGCCTATACGCCGGGTGGCGTCGCTGTACCGGAAATGATGGCGGGCGTATTGATGCGTTCCCCCTTGGGTGACGTCATTCTGGACAAAAAAATCCGGGTGACGGGACCTCGCTTTTACCGGCGTCAGGCATTAACGGGGCAGTGGAGCGAAACTGAACCCGAGCCTTTCACCTTCCTACCACTAAATTATCGATACGCCTTTGGCGGCGAATGCCGCGTGGAAGCCGCCAGCGAATATGCTGAGCGTGTTCCTGAAGAGTTTCACCTTACCGAGGCCCAGCGTGGTGAACATCCTGATCGGGATAACCCTCCACTGGCACACGTGGTCTGCGAGGTGAATCCGCTGGGGCTGGGTTACGCGCAGCCCTGGTATCTGCGGGCCTGTGATATTCAGCAGGTCGAAGCTCCGCGCCTTATCGCAACCGACAGCCCGTTTACCCTGAAACAGTTTACTGCCGTTCTGGACGGAAAAGCCGACTGGAATGCACCTGAATTTCAGCCTGCGGGTTTTGGTTGCCTCAGCCGCACCTGGGTTCCACGCCTGCGGCTGGCCGGTACTTATGACCAGAAGTGGCTGAAAAATCGCCATCCCGGCCTGCCGGATGACTTTAACGCTCGTTACTGGAATTGCGCACCGCGTAACCAGCAAATTCCTTTTCCTGCTCCTGGTACAGAAATCACCCTGCAAGGGCTACACCCTGACGGCGATATTACCTTCACGCTGCCTGCAAACTGGGCGGGTATTCTGCTGCGGATGAAGAGCGGGGAAATGGTGCCGCAGATGATGTGGTCTGACATGTTACATATTGATACCGATACCCTCACGGTGGCGCAGACCTGGCGTTATGTATTGCCGGTCAGTTCGTCAATCCGGGTGATGGAAGCGCGTTACAGCCTCGCAGGAGAATAACGATGGCGAATAATTATATGGCACGTCAGGACGGGTCATGGACGGTGGTCAGCCTGTGCCCGGACGTCTGCAAAACCCCAATGGGGTGCGCCACTCCGCCGATCCCCTATTCGGTCATTGCCTTTATGGGGGATGCAGTACAGATCGTTCCATCCGTGAAAGTCAACGGATGTCCGGTGTTGGTTCTGGATCAGAGTTTTATCCCTTACACCAAAGGGGATGAGCCGGGTGTGGCAAAAGGGATTAAGAGCGGTACGGTGGGCGATATCTGCGAACCACTGGAGTTCAGTAAAACGGTTTTTGCAGGGGGGAAGCCTGTTCTCAGGCACTTCGACACGTTCTGGATGAATGCCCGGAATACGACAGGGTTAATTATCGGTCAGCCACCTAAAGCAGCAATTCCAGCCAGCGAAGCCGATCCTGCACCAAAGCCAGAAACAAAAGAAGAGCAAAGCATCTGGGATCGAATGTTGATGATCCAGATGGAACAAAACCGGTTAGAAATCGATACAGCTCCTCTGAAGGTTCAGATGACTATTGGTTTCATCAAAGCAATCTGGAACCAGATCCCTGATATAGCAACGATGCTGATCCAGGGTAGCAACCTGCAGTATGGCGGAGAAATGCAGATGAATGCGGCCATCCTGTCGGCGATGGGCATGGATAAGATGGGGGAGTCAGAGAACCAGATGGGCAAGGAGGTGATGGCACACGCCGGTGACTTTAATCTGGATAAATACCGACTGGAGATGAGTAACGAGACGCAGAAAGTCGGTGGCAGGATGTTTGACTATGGTTCGCTGGTGTTCGCGGGGTATGGTCTGTTGAAAGTCGGATTCACAGGCCTTAAAGCGATGCGGGCTGTCAGTGAACTGGCACGTGAAGAAGCGGCCGCAGGAAAATTCACCGCCGATCTACTGAAACTTGATAAGGCCGGAGATGCTGCAAAAGATACAGAAAAGCTGGCGGATAATGTGATACCCGAAGGCCAGGATGGTGCAAATGTTAGCGGTGAAATCGAGGGGACTGGTGAGAGTCAGGGGGTTGATGCTCAGTTGTGTACGAAACCCGGTGAACCTGTAGATATCGGCACCGGCGATTTTCTCCAGCATTTTAGCGTGCTTTCGTTGCCAGGCTCCCTGCCGCTGACGCTCTCGCGCTTTTACCGCTCTCAGGCTAAAGGTGCTGGGATTTTTGGCCCGAAATGGACCGATGAATGGTCTGCATCGCTGACGTCACAGGATAACCGGCTGCATTTTACCGACAGTGAAGGCGTTGTACTGTATTACCGCCTGCCGCAGGACGGTATTTTTCGCGGGGCGGTGAATTCTCGTCAGGCACATTACCGGTTGACAGGGAATTTGCGAGACGGGGTGAGCGTTTTCGATCGCCGTTCGCAGCAGACACAGCTCTTTTCCCCGGCAGGAAAGGGCGTCTGGCTGTTATCCGCTGTCTTCGATAATTATGGCAACCGGATTAATTTTATCCGCACGAATGGCCTGCTGACGGAAGTCCGTCACAGTGACGGCTATACGCTTACGCTTGCCTGGCAACAGTCTCAACTGATGAGTATTGATCTGGTGACGCCACAGCGACAGCGCCTGGTGAGCTGTCATTATGATAGTAATGATTTTCTGGCAGAATGCGATACCTTCCAGTTCTCGCATTTATGGCATGAGTACACGTCAGAAGGCTTCATGACCCGCTGGCGGGATACGGACAAAACCTGCGTGGATATCCGTTATGATCCGCAGGGGCGCGCTGTCAGCACGCTGTCAACGGAAGGCTATTTCGATGATCGTTTTATCTATAACGATGATGAAAAATGCACCACCTATCTGGATGCGGAAGGCGGCGAAACCCGTTACTGGTATAACGAGGACGGTCTGGTTACCCGCAGCACCGATCCGCTGGGGCGGGAAGAGATTACCGTTTGGAATAATGCCCGACTTCAGTCTCGCACGGATGCGCTGGGGCGCACCACCGCGTATCGCTATAACCGGGAAGGAGAAATCATTCAGGTTACCCTGCCTGGCGGTTACAGTTTGTATTATGACTATAACGAAAACGGTCAGTTAGCTCGCCTAACTACGCCCGGCGATCAGGTGTGGCAGTGGGATTATGACGACAAAGGCAGCATGGTCTGCCTGATCGACCCACAGGGTCGGAAGCAGCAGTTCAGCTACAGCGAGCAGGGTGATTTACTGGCACGTGTTTTGCCGGGGGGAGCCACCTGGCGTTGGCGCCATGACGCCCTGCATCAGGTGCGCGAGACTGTTGCGCCAGACGGCGGCATCACGCAGACCGAACAGGATAT comes from the Hafnia alvei genome and includes:
- a CDS encoding DUF2169 domain-containing protein; this translates as MEFRNLTPFSVMEYAMDDKHNERHHVIAMKTGFRLVQDVEGHWQAQLMENPPLPLCLEDEFIGEMNMSPVLRESDLAPLKTACDIIINGTAYTPGGVAVPEMMAGVLMRSPLGDVILDKKIRVTGPRFYRRQALTGQWSETEPEPFTFLPLNYRYAFGGECRVEAASEYAERVPEEFHLTEAQRGEHPDRDNPPLAHVVCEVNPLGLGYAQPWYLRACDIQQVEAPRLIATDSPFTLKQFTAVLDGKADWNAPEFQPAGFGCLSRTWVPRLRLAGTYDQKWLKNRHPGLPDDFNARYWNCAPRNQQIPFPAPGTEITLQGLHPDGDITFTLPANWAGILLRMKSGEMVPQMMWSDMLHIDTDTLTVAQTWRYVLPVSSSIRVMEARYSLAGE
- a CDS encoding Hcp family type VI secretion system effector translates to MPTPCYISIKGQTQGNITAGAFTADSVGNIYVQGHEDEMLVQEFQHNVTVPTDPQSGQPSGQRAHKPFIFTVALNKAVPLLYNALASGEMLPTTELKWWRTSIEGKQEHYFTTSLTDSTIVDINLHMPHCQDPSQREFTQLLAVKLAYRKIEWEHVKSGTSGADDWRAPLEA
- the tssB gene encoding type VI secretion system contractile sheath small subunit, which translates into the protein MSSKHDSGSIAPRERINIKFQPTTGNKTAEVELPLNLLVAGNLIGGTDDTPMDERQLIAIDRNNFNAVLEQSGIKREFTVSSALSETPDARMGINLKVRALTDLSPDNIATQVPEMRKMLELREALVALRGPMGNIPAFRAQLQALLGDEKSREQLIAELGLAGRN
- the tssE gene encoding type VI secretion system baseplate subunit TssE codes for the protein MTERESGGSLFERIGESAKPSSRQRTKAILLHSVRNNLRNVLNTRSGSCYGSPELGIADFNDESPDSVNLREWMVKSIKHCILRYEPRISDVVVSSCAEDSYAQLELHFHIVAYLNFSDRKDVLEFDIMLDNHQHWYVE
- a CDS encoding type VI secretion system tip protein VgrG is translated as MSLKGLRFTLEVDGQAPDTFAVVNFQLTQCFSVPFVLNVDVASKEFGLTAERLLEKKATLTIWQGGTALRYVTGVVASFGMKENNRWQMQYNLLIHPPLWRSGLRQNFRIFQQQDIQTISATLLDENGVTDWTPSFNASHPAREFCVQYGESDLAFLSRLWAEEGIFFYDKLASEGPDQKLTLCDDVAGLTPIKNAITFNPNVNTGVTEECISVFYYIASVRPSSVLSKDYTFKTPGWEGKFTQQGENLNGQFTQYEIYDYPGRFKDEQHGQDFASYQMDGLRNNAELASGVSNSPKLWPGTLFTLKMHPQETLNREWQVVSSTISGEQPQALHGSQRQGTNLYNQFSAIPADRTWRSLPLQKPKVDGPQSAIVTGPAGEEIFCDEHGRVRVQFHWDRYNPKDETSSCWVRVSQAWAGTGFGNLAIPRINQEVIVDFLNGDPDQPIIMGRTYHQDNRSPGGLPGTKTQMTIRSKTYKGSGFNELRFEDATSKEQLYMHAQKDMVTEVLHDRTTTVDHDHTETVKNNQMVTVVVGQTVNVGSKNEEKHDQKVAVAHDQTITIQNDQTLHVVHDRHKSVDNDQITTVTGFDTETVVKDQKVSVKQSYTLDVANITTIKSGDKIELICGKSSITLESSGKITISGQEFDFTAGGPANIKGKDVFIN
- the tssC gene encoding type VI secretion system contractile sheath large subunit, producing the protein MSEITLPEASASTATVTAPNLLDEIMAQTRFKPESESYDIARQGVTAFITTLLQSNDETESVDILAVNGMIADIDERMSRQMDLILHAPEFQELESFLRSLKLLVDHADPRENIKIHLLHATKEELLDDFSFAPEITQSGFYRQVYATGFGQFGGEPVAAVIGNYAFNNTVADMKLLKYISSVSAMAHAPFLSSVSPEFFGLDSFTELPGIRDVAAIFEGPAYTKWRSLRESEDARNLGLTAPRFLLRHPYGPNENPVKSFNYRENVSKNHEHYLWGNTAFLLAANMAESFMSTRWCPNIVGPQSGGAVKDLPVHLYEAMGQLQAKVPTEILISDRREYELAEQGFITLTMRKGSDNAAFFSANSVQKPKVFPNTVEGKEAETNYKLGTQLPYLFVINRLAHYIKVLQREQLGSWKERGDLERELNTWIRQYVADQENPPSEVRSRKPLRQAKIVVSDVEGEPGWYQVALSVRPHFKYMGASFELSLVGRLDRE
- a CDS encoding PAAR-like domain-containing protein; this encodes MANNYMARQDGSWTVVSLCPDVCKTPMGCATPPIPYSVIAFMGDAVQIVPSVKVNGCPVLVLDQSFIPYTKGDEPGVAKGIKSGTVGDICEPLEFSKTVFAGGKPVLRHFDTFWMNARNTTGLIIGQPPKAAIPASEADPAPKPETKEEQSIWDRMLMIQMEQNRLEIDTAPLKVQMTIGFIKAIWNQIPDIATMLIQGSNLQYGGEMQMNAAILSAMGMDKMGESENQMGKEVMAHAGDFNLDKYRLEMSNETQKVGGRMFDYGSLVFAGYGLLKVGFTGLKAMRAVSELAREEAAAGKFTADLLKLDKAGDAAKDTEKLADNVIPEGQDGANVSGEIEGTGESQGVDAQLCTKPGEPVDIGTGDFLQHFSVLSLPGSLPLTLSRFYRSQAKGAGIFGPKWTDEWSASLTSQDNRLHFTDSEGVVLYYRLPQDGIFRGAVNSRQAHYRLTGNLRDGVSVFDRRSQQTQLFSPAGKGVWLLSAVFDNYGNRINFIRTNGLLTEVRHSDGYTLTLAWQQSQLMSIDLVTPQRQRLVSCHYDSNDFLAECDTFQFSHLWHEYTSEGFMTRWRDTDKTCVDIRYDPQGRAVSTLSTEGYFDDRFIYNDDEKCTTYLDAEGGETRYWYNEDGLVTRSTDPLGREEITVWNNARLQSRTDALGRTTAYRYNREGEIIQVTLPGGYSLYYDYNENGQLARLTTPGDQVWQWDYDDKGSMVCLIDPQGRKQQFSYSEQGDLLARVLPGGATWRWRHDALHQVRETVAPDGGITQTEQDILGRLLSVNDPLGFTTQFRHSKTHAGPQGSVEEINRPDGVRELMRQNSEKLGESFTDGEGKTTHYEYGAFDLLTALVRPDGERLECRYDKLTRLTGIINAAGEQYQLEYDKSGQLITETDFTGRTLRYEYDAAGRCIRTTFPDGTHLNRRYNVTDQLTDEEVTHGESNRTLSTTTFRYDTQRRLVEAKNDAATVTFEYNDANQIVAETLNGRRTEYGYDSELDTVRQRTSAGITERFTRDPMGHLTSWQLNDHAPLTFEHDLRGQETSRRSDAGFYQTLGYTQTGMLTKQVAGDHHTQPDTRHKSLQRQWLYDHAYNLTMISDSLRGSAFNSVTANDQISHATWTGSGPVPMCEERFTYDKNLNITRRQTWVNEVLESESHQQQQQGRVVYSEHKGWRHQTHRINPDTGKPEEGKFVRVVNAHNITWKYDANGRLVEKLVDKGGYRPLEWRYRWDARSQLTGLETPEGERWEYKYDPFGRRISKRCTNRDRPGMDFHWNSDQLAEEIPLHSDGTPDDKNTIHWIYEPGSFTPLARYEKGHLHYAVTDITGRIQELLTEDGTIVWKGKPQLWGKEEGRSQEGAPSCRLRFPGQYEDDESGLFYNRYRYYDGDTGQYVSPDPIGLLGGINPYSYVQNPLKWIDPLGLCKGDLTHYSGTDKPMTSGASPNSLYSHVDPKTGKVVQNAIYDSNGNVIGHVDFKNHGIGSGHYHEFPIPGNPASGHGAGKPHNPYSTIPPGWDKLPPELEPHTPIGK